Proteins co-encoded in one Brassica oleracea var. oleracea cultivar TO1000 chromosome C4, BOL, whole genome shotgun sequence genomic window:
- the LOC106342868 gene encoding histone H3.2: protein MARTKQTARKSTGGKAPRKQLATKAARKSAPATGGVKKPHRFRPGTVALREIRKYQKSTELLIRKLPFQRLVREIAQDFKTDLRFQSSAVAALQEAAEAYLVGLFEDTNLCAIHAKRVTIMPKDIQLARRIRGERA from the coding sequence ATGGCTCGTACCAAGCAAACCGCAAGGAAATCCACCGGAGGCAAAGCCCCAAGAAAGCAGCTCGCAACGAAAGCAGCCAGAAAATCCGCTCCGGCCACCGGCGGCGTGAAGAAGCCACACAGATTCCGTCCAGGAACGGTGGCCTTGAGAGAGATCAGGAAGTACCAGAAGAGCACTGAGCTTCTGATCCGCAAGCTTCCTTTCCAGCGTCTGGTTCGTGAGATCGCTCAGGATTTCAAGACGGATCTGAGGTTCCAGAGCAGCGCCGTCGCGGCTCTACAGGAAGCAGCCGAGGCTTACCTTGTTGGGTTATTTGAGGACACCAATCTCTGTGCGATTCATGCGAAGAGAGTCACTATCATGCCTAAGGATATCCAGCTCGCTAGGAGAATCCGTGGTGAAAGAGCTTGA
- the LOC106338699 gene encoding uncharacterized protein LOC106338699 translates to MANEYGIGMGSIMAIVVFAMILLFVPLMMGPVAPPSPPLILVFPLVLLFVFLYLHFTCK, encoded by the exons ATGGCGAATGAATATGGAATCGGAATGGGTTCGATTATGGCGATTGTGGTCTTTGCGATGATATTGTTGTTCGTTCCGCTAATGATGGGACCAGTGGCTCCACCATCTCCTCCACTTATCTTGGTGTTTCCTCTTGTCTTGCTCTTTGTGTTTCTCTATCTCCATTTTACGTGCAA ATAA
- the LOC106338698 gene encoding agamous-like MADS-box protein AGL97, translating to MVKGTKRKATMERITKRESAATTFTKRSFGLHSKVAQLCLLNGAQIAVLATPPSANSNVSFFSFGHSSVDSIVTAFLKGERPAVREEIDDHEEDLGICLARKELGLPQWWEDDSLLKSKNPQELSHAITSMSRLLSKINELRAQDAEAEPPLKKQKKKKNEETMKKTEPTVEQTLVLPSGSSDKTLDYNNNNVMRDEELDQIMSTCDSFGLPHNNNNDSLDEIDFDQLIDLDFDFDFQSMNSSDNNETMKMTEPLDQPLLLPYDICGTPDNNTFSTGEMNLIDIRQLSGFDLDTSSVFVGDSLLDSTMNCVASADGFMEANSIQETNSSALNSVACDDDDASAALNEEDTNFSDFLTQFLQS from the coding sequence ATGGTGAAAGGTACAAAGAGGAAGGCTACGATGGAGAGAATCACGAAACGCGAATCTGCGGCAACGACTTTCACGAAACGAAGCTTCGGTCTCCATAGCAAAGTCGCACAGCTCTGTCTTCTCAACGGCGCACAGATCGCAGTGTTGGCAACACCTCCTTCTGCCAACTCCAACGTAAGCTTCTTCTCCTTCGGTCACTCTTCGGTTGACTCCATCGTTACCGCTTTTCTCAAGGGAGAGAGACCTGCTGTCCGAGAAGAAATAGATGATCACGAGGAGGACCTTGGGATTTGTCTGGCAAGAAAAGAGTTAGGGTTGCCTCAGTGGTGGGAGGACGATTCTCTTCTCAAATCTAAGAATCCCCAAGAACTGTCCCATGCCATCACCTCAATGTCTAGGTTGTTGTCAAAAATCAATGAGTTGCGTGCTCAAGACGCAGAGGCAGAGCCTCCTCTGAAGAAACAGAAGAAGAAGAAGAACGAGGAGACAATGAAGAAAACAGAACCCACGGTGGAACAAACCCTAGTTCTCCCGTCCGGTTCCAGTGACAAAACCCTAGATTACAACAACAATAATGTTATGAGAGATGAGGAGCTTGATCAGATCATGTCTACTTGTGATAGTTTTGGTCTCCCACACAACAACAACAATGACTCCTTGGACGAGATTGATTTTGATCAACTAATTGATCTTGACTTCGATTTTGATTTTCAGTCTATGAATTCTTCTGACAACAACGAGACCATGAAGATGACAGAGCCCTTGGATCAACCCCTCCTTCTCCCATACGATATTTGTGGCACTCCAGACAACAACACCTTTTCAACTGGAGAGATGAACTTGATTGATATCCGTCAACTCAGTGGCTTTGACTTGGACACCAGTTCAGTATTCGTTGGTGATTCGCTTTTGGACTCTACAATGAACTGCGTAGCTTCTGCTGATGGGTTTATGGAGGCTAACAGTATTCAAGAGACTAATAGTTCTGCATTGAATTCTGTGGCTTGTGATGATGATGATGCCTCTGCTGCTTTGAATGAAGAAGACACCAACTTCTCTGATTTTCTCACTCAATTTCTGCAGTCTTGA